From a region of the Synechococcus sp. RS9916 genome:
- a CDS encoding glutathione S-transferase family protein, with protein sequence MSLTLYGGQRTRASMPRWFLEEKGITYNLVELDLQAKQHREPDYLAINPFGKLPALVDDSLVGPDGGPLTLFESGAILQHLADCHSDDIQTASERALTSQWLLFANATLAIALFVPSNREREFPRLMAELNQQLDPAKPLVGRSWGAADCAVQAYLAYLPIFFPDLDLSPYPTIQAVIASVQQRPAYRKAMGMQS encoded by the coding sequence ATGAGCCTCACCCTCTACGGCGGTCAACGCACCAGAGCATCAATGCCCCGTTGGTTTCTGGAGGAGAAAGGCATCACGTACAACCTGGTGGAACTCGACCTCCAGGCCAAGCAACACCGGGAACCTGACTATCTAGCCATCAACCCCTTCGGCAAGCTGCCCGCGTTGGTGGACGACAGCCTGGTGGGCCCGGATGGAGGCCCACTCACCCTGTTCGAAAGCGGCGCAATTCTCCAGCACCTCGCGGATTGCCACAGCGATGACATCCAAACGGCCAGTGAACGGGCGCTGACATCGCAATGGCTGCTTTTCGCCAATGCCACCCTGGCCATTGCCCTGTTCGTTCCCAGCAATCGCGAACGGGAATTCCCTCGGCTGATGGCCGAACTCAATCAACAGCTGGACCCTGCCAAGCCCTTGGTGGGCAGGTCATGGGGTGCCGCCGATTGCGCCGTACAGGCCTATCTGGCCTATTTACCAATCTTCTTTCCGGATCTGGACCTCAGCCCATACCCGACGATCCAAGCGGTGATTGCTTCAGTGCAGCAGAGACCGGCTTACCGCAAAGCAATGGGCATGCAGAGCTGA
- a CDS encoding AAA family ATPase — protein MKLLSCSLNSVRRHAALKLDFHPGLTLITGANESGKSSLVEALHRTLFLRGNATGAPLQQLRSLQHSGHPQVTLTFEAKGRSWVLQKRFSGQSGTTSLSGAGEPARLGSEAEEQLASLLGVDEIIGSRQAGRVLPTRWAHLWVMQGEGGRDLLKLGGEHYDLRSLIDQLEQGADAALQSPLDQQLHDQLEQLVSASLTTRGTRHQSILWQREQALKASEERLASAMAELHDYEQASTSLDALDDEQRQLEQTCKPQLEHEQNQLMEEQRQVAQAKAARQSLEQQLTPLNQRQQQLHLQLRRLQETETTLANQQQQNVRVTAELELLQRLLVEQSETVKRLMLDRDQLEQKRSGLERRGQQLRRLEERLQLEQRLTQLARQQQQLLSWKRQQKEISEALSSLRAPEPEALVKLQKQTRQLEALAIRSDAMASVVTLECSDQQVRLDDAPMEPGESQRRISTFSLSVGKGVKLRIAPGGGDGLETIHREHQTLTQTIQASLSHWQATSVAELETRGRQRMELMTRQSLLQQQTPEIDDPKIIQAEEASARERLENLEQELKDGAQAAREGLSIQDAEAIQQALITCRQHYRTTNEQSQSLHKQLEQQETLLKGQQQQQQTLQLQREALTAEIRSLDQQRLALIRDHGDSERIAADLRQLEEQISNLQTQLNALPKADRANNGPEAAIERRLKAAQQQLQQLQERLQSLSSERGALRERCNSLGRRDPYAHAEEARTQLEQARQAHSTEALQVKAHQHLLHLFNTARSDLSQRYTAPLSRSIAHYLRPLLTQPDALCSLSYDAKNGLGDLRLQRDGLTLPFANLSGGMREQLNAALRLALADTLRTGHDGCLPVLFDDAFSNTDPARLQAVLSMLRQAADDGLQVVVLSCDGTPYRAVADAVVELS, from the coding sequence GTGAAACTACTCAGCTGCAGCCTCAACAGCGTTCGCCGCCATGCCGCGCTGAAGCTGGACTTCCATCCAGGTCTGACCCTGATCACAGGCGCCAACGAAAGCGGCAAAAGCTCTTTGGTGGAGGCCCTGCACCGGACCCTCTTTCTGCGCGGTAACGCCACGGGAGCTCCCTTGCAGCAGCTGCGTTCTCTGCAACACAGTGGGCATCCCCAGGTGACCCTCACCTTCGAGGCCAAAGGCCGCAGCTGGGTGCTTCAAAAACGGTTCAGCGGCCAGAGCGGTACGACGAGCTTGAGCGGTGCGGGCGAGCCGGCCCGTCTGGGCAGTGAAGCCGAAGAACAGCTGGCATCGTTATTGGGTGTCGACGAAATCATCGGCAGTCGCCAGGCGGGACGGGTGCTGCCCACCCGCTGGGCCCACCTCTGGGTGATGCAGGGAGAAGGAGGTCGCGATCTGCTCAAGCTCGGTGGCGAGCACTACGACCTGCGCAGCCTGATCGACCAACTCGAGCAAGGAGCCGATGCCGCTCTGCAATCTCCTCTGGATCAACAGCTGCACGACCAGCTGGAGCAATTGGTGTCGGCAAGCCTGACCACGCGAGGGACTCGCCATCAGAGCATTCTTTGGCAACGCGAACAGGCTTTAAAAGCCAGTGAGGAGCGCCTTGCCTCCGCCATGGCTGAGCTGCACGACTACGAGCAAGCAAGCACCAGCCTCGATGCCCTCGACGATGAACAGCGCCAGCTGGAGCAAACGTGCAAACCGCAGCTGGAGCACGAACAAAACCAGCTCATGGAGGAGCAGCGGCAAGTGGCTCAGGCCAAGGCCGCACGCCAGTCACTCGAACAGCAGCTCACGCCTCTCAACCAGCGACAACAGCAACTGCACCTGCAACTGCGCCGGCTCCAGGAGACCGAAACGACGTTGGCGAACCAACAGCAGCAGAACGTGCGCGTCACCGCAGAACTGGAGCTCCTGCAACGCCTGCTGGTGGAGCAAAGCGAAACCGTGAAGCGGTTGATGCTTGATCGCGATCAACTCGAGCAGAAGCGCAGCGGCCTGGAACGACGTGGTCAGCAGCTGCGTCGCCTGGAGGAGCGCTTGCAGCTGGAACAACGCCTCACGCAGCTGGCACGCCAGCAGCAACAGTTGCTGAGCTGGAAACGCCAGCAGAAGGAGATCAGCGAGGCTCTCAGCAGCCTCCGCGCTCCAGAGCCTGAGGCCCTCGTCAAGCTGCAAAAGCAGACACGCCAACTCGAAGCCCTGGCAATCCGAAGTGATGCCATGGCCTCGGTGGTCACGCTCGAGTGCAGTGATCAACAGGTACGCCTCGATGACGCCCCGATGGAGCCAGGAGAGTCGCAGCGACGCATTAGCACCTTCTCCCTGAGCGTGGGGAAAGGCGTCAAACTGCGGATCGCCCCTGGGGGCGGAGACGGACTGGAGACGATCCATCGCGAGCATCAGACGCTCACACAAACCATCCAAGCGAGCCTCAGCCACTGGCAGGCCACCAGCGTTGCCGAACTGGAGACCCGTGGCCGGCAACGCATGGAGCTAATGACCCGTCAATCACTGCTCCAGCAGCAAACGCCTGAAATCGATGATCCCAAGATCATCCAAGCCGAAGAGGCATCGGCACGCGAACGCCTCGAAAACCTGGAGCAGGAGCTCAAGGATGGCGCTCAGGCAGCGCGTGAAGGGCTTTCGATTCAGGATGCAGAGGCCATCCAACAAGCCCTGATCACCTGCCGTCAGCACTACCGCACGACGAACGAACAAAGCCAATCCCTCCACAAGCAACTTGAACAACAGGAGACGTTGCTCAAGGGGCAACAACAGCAGCAACAGACTCTGCAATTGCAACGCGAAGCTCTGACGGCAGAAATTCGCAGCCTTGATCAACAGCGCCTCGCGTTAATTCGCGATCACGGCGATTCGGAACGGATCGCCGCCGACCTCCGTCAGTTGGAGGAACAGATCAGCAACTTGCAGACGCAACTCAACGCGTTGCCCAAGGCTGATCGCGCCAACAATGGGCCAGAAGCTGCGATCGAACGCCGGCTGAAAGCTGCGCAACAACAGCTCCAGCAACTGCAGGAACGCCTGCAGAGCCTGAGTTCGGAACGGGGCGCCCTGCGCGAGCGTTGCAACAGCCTGGGTCGCCGGGATCCCTACGCCCATGCAGAGGAAGCTCGCACCCAGCTGGAGCAGGCACGACAGGCCCACAGCACCGAAGCGCTGCAGGTGAAGGCACACCAACATCTCCTGCACTTGTTCAACACCGCACGAAGCGACTTGTCGCAGCGCTACACCGCGCCACTCAGCCGCAGCATTGCCCACTACCTCAGGCCACTGCTAACCCAGCCCGATGCCCTGTGCAGCCTCAGTTATGACGCCAAGAACGGGCTAGGGGACTTACGTCTCCAACGGGATGGACTCACCCTGCCCTTTGCCAACCTCAGCGGGGGGATGAGGGAGCAACTGAACGCGGCGCTGCGCCTGGCCCTGGCCGACACGTTGCGCACGGGCCACGACGGTTGTCTACCGGTGCTGTTCGACGATGCATTCAGCAATACCGACCCAGCCCGTTTACAAGCGGTGTTGTCGATGTTGCGCCAGGCCGCAGACGACGGACTGCAGGTGGTCGTGCTCAGCTGCGATGGAACCCCTTATCGCGCTGTTGCCGATGCCGTGGTCGAACTGAGCTGA